A DNA window from Mycosarcoma maydis chromosome 12, whole genome shotgun sequence contains the following coding sequences:
- a CDS encoding putative phenylalanyl-tRNA synthetase subunit beta: MPTVGVDKEHFYKALGRTYTTQEFDELCFQFGIELDDDTTEEVAKAGLGERAQLKIDIPANRYDLLCHEGISRALNVFLGNIAQPQIKLSQPENMIEIKLSKDVARIRPYFAGAVLRNVSFTAESYAHFIDLQDKLHQNLARRRTLVAIGTHDLDTISAPFSYEALPPKHIKFAPLNKEQEYDASQLMELYESDKHLSRYLHIIRDSPVYPIIYDSNRQVLSMPPIINSNHSKITLDTKNVFIDTTAIDETKLGIVINIIVAMFSQYCAEPFTVEPVKVVYPDGKVKVTPDLSNVRLPASVDYINRCTGLQLSPQQMIEYLKKMGHSATVDADAPTEKLIVDVPPTRPDILHECDLMEDVAVAFGFDNLPKTFPATNTVAAPLPINKLADIVRRECAYSGWIEVLPLILCSHDENFGWLKRKDDGTSAIVLENPKTAEYQVVRTSLLPGLLKTVRENRKHALPLRTFEVSDIALKDADELERCARNQRHVGAVYCDKTASFEVVHGLLDRLMLSLDIARIPACSTVADKGYWIQQDVDNPTFLPGRAATIHVRLPATTYNPGSATHHAHALDTIKHDLESSLPSHTDHVLGHIGVLHPHVLNNFSIDYPCSALEFILDPLL; the protein is encoded by the coding sequence ATGCCTACCGTTGGCGTCGACAAGGAGCACTTTTACAAGGCGCTTGGGCGCACGTATACAACGCAGGAGTTCGACGAACTGTGCTTTCAATTCGGTATCGAACTCGACGATGACACCACTGAAGAAGTGGCCAAAGCTGGACTGGGCGAGCGTGCTcagctcaagatcgacatcCCCGCCAACAGGTACGATCTTCTCTGCCACGAAGGGATCTCGCGTGCGCTCAACGTGTTCCTAGGCAACATTGCTCAGCCTCAAATCAAGCTCAGCCAGCCGGAAAACATGATCGAGATCAAACTCAGCAAAGACGTAGCGCGCATCCGACCATACTTTGCCGGCGCCGTGTTGAGAAACGTGAGCTTCACTGCGGAGAGCTACGCCCACTTTATCGATCTGCAGGACAAGCTGCATCAAAACCTAGCTCGTCGTAGGACACTGGTCGCTATCGGTACGCACGACTTGGATACCATCTCGGCTCCCTTCTCGTACGAGGCGCTTCCGCCCAAGCACATCAAGTTTGCACCACTCAACAAGGAGCAAGAGTACGACGCTAGCCAGCTGATGGAGCTGTACGAGTCGGATAAGCACCTGTCGCGCTACCTGCACATCATCCGTGACAGCCCAGTGTATCCGATCATCTACGATTCCAACCGACAGGTTCTCTCGATGCCGCCGATCATCAACTCGAACCACAGCAAGATCACGCTCGATACGAAAAACGTCTTTATCGACACCACCGCGATTGACGAAACCAAGCTGGGCATTGTGAtcaacatcatcgtcgccatgTTCTCCCAGTACTGTGCAGAGCCGTTCACTGTGGAGCCTGTCAAAGTAGTATACCCGGATGGCAAGGTTAAGGTGACGCCGGATCTGAGCAACGTGCGCTTGCCGGCTTCGGTCGACTACATCAACCGATGCACCGGTCTGCAGCTTTCTCCGCAACAGATGATCGAGTATTTGAAAAAAATGGGTCACTCGGCCACGGTAGATGCGGACGCTCCCACTGAGAAGCTCATCGTAGATGTTCCTCCGACACGACCGGATATTCTGCACGAGTGCGATCTCATGGAAGACGTCGCGGTGGCGTTCGGCTTCGACAATCTGCCCAAGACGTTCCCTGCGACCAACACGGTTGCTGCTCCTCTGCCGATCAACAAGCTGGCCGACATTGTTCGACGCGAATGTGCGTATTCCGGGTGGATCGAGGTGCTTCCGCTCATCCTGTGTTCGCACGATGAGAACTTTGGCTGGTTGAAGCGCAAAGATGATGGCACAAGTGCGATTGTGCTCGAGAATCCCAAGACGGCCGAATATCAAGTGGTTCGAACGAGCCTTTTGCCGGGGCTCCTCAAGACGGTGCGAGAGAACCGCAAGCACGCGTTGCCATTGCGAACGTTTGAAGTCTCGGATATTGCCTTGAaggatgccgacgagctcgagcggtGTGCTCGCAATCAGCGACATGTCGGAGCCGTGTACTGCGACAAGACGGCGAGTTTCGAGGTGGTGCACGGCCTGTTGGACCGGTTGatgttgagcttggacaTTGCGCGCATCCCAGCCTGCTCGACCGTAGCCGATAAAGGCTACTGGATCCAGCAAGACGTCGATAACCCCACATTCCTACCCGGTCGAGCCGCCACGATCCACGTCCGTCTACCGGCAACCACGTACAACCCTGGCTCTGCAACGCACCACGCGCATGCTCTCGACACCATCAAGCATGACCTCGAATCCTCGCTCCCCTCCCACACCGATCACGTCCTAGGCCACATCGGCGTCCTTCACCCACACGTCCTCAACAACTTTTCCATCGACTACCCCTGCTCCGCCCTCGAATTCATCCTCGACCCCCTCCTCTAA
- a CDS encoding putative multicatalytic endopeptidase complex chain PRE1 — protein sequence MECSFGITGKGYTIIASDSNAARSIVKMKTDVDKQKVLSDHLVMAYSGEPGDTLQFSEWIERNSRLYSIRNHVELRPKSAAAWIRKQLAESLRSRNPYQVNYLLGGFDLPNSEPALYWIDYLGTLATVPFAAHGYGAFFAMSTLDRYHRPDMSLEEGLDLLRRCINELKQRFIVDLGTFTVRVVDREGARIVQL from the exons ATGGAGTGCTCCTTCGGAATTACTGGCAAGGGCTATACCATCATCGCGTCGGACTCGAATGCAGCGCGTTCAATCGTCAAGATGAAGACGGACGTGGACAAGCAAAAGGTGCTCAGCGACCATCTTGTCATGGCATACTCTGGTGAACCAGGTGATACGCTCCAATTTTCCGAGTGGATCGAACGCAACAGCAGACTGTACAGCATCAG AAACCATGTGGAGCTCAGACCAAAGTCGGCAGCCGCATGGATtcgcaagcagcttgcagAGTCATTGCGTTCGAGAAACCCGTACCAGGTGAATTATCTGCTTGGTGGATTTGACTTGCCAAACTCTGAACCCGCACTATACTGGATCGACTACCTCGGCACGCTCGCCACTGTTCCTTTTGCCGCACATGGCTACGGCGCCTTCTTCGCCATGTCGACACTCGACCGCTACCACAGGCCAGACATGTCGCTCGAGGAAGGTCTCGACCTGTTGCGACGATGCATCAACGAGCTCAAACAGCGCTTCATCGTGGATCTCGGCACTTTTACCGTACgtgtcgtcgatcgagaagGCGCTCGTATCGTGCAGCTTTGA
- a CDS encoding uncharacterized protein (related to MTW1 - component of the MIND kinetochore complex), with product MPSARRSSQVAKAPAAASTSSAAAATSVPTSAEAGLSTSAKQQDMQKEEASTDAHLELLTEHFGYNPKSFIDALVYLSNEHLYSIATEFENVVLDLLKHVDGGELEAEQGMHAILTLMENSLDHTLDTFELYCFRSVFGIRSRQAKYMTLDHHRGLDLRTRQPGASSSSKGQNKSARKSVAGTPTAASASQRSYQLGETEDSLKRQIAAARATQHKLVLAKNATQESLNRMLDLAERFSAILYADSNDVSACGSHVKSTMSVLTETLGQHARKLKADTIPLLRALQELRSTDPLGEPLYSGGVRAGDKEAGDADADDDAVVATDVRAWEGGRENYLNWEADRIITESKRSGAATGAAASASVASGGASRANNDAQVAAQDATLAADDDSKTPKRKRSAAQPSSSKRKTPATATRSRG from the coding sequence ATGCCTTCAGCGAGGAGGTCCTCACAAGTTGCAAAAGCACCGGCGGCAgcgtccacctcgtcagctgcagctgctacATCGGTACCGACATCGGCAGAAGCTGGACTGTCGACATCAGCCAAGCAACAAGACATGCAAAAAGAGGAAGCCTCTACAGATGCGCACCTTGAACTTCTCACCGAGCATTTTGGCTACAATCCCAAGTCTTTCATCGATGCATTGGTCTATCTTTCCAACGAGCATCTGTACAGCATCGCTACTGAGTTCGAGAATGTAGTGCTGGATTTACTCAAACATGTCGATGGAGGCGAACTGGAAGCCGAGCAGGGTATGCATGCGATTTTGACGCTGATGGAGAATTCGCTGGACCATACGCTCGACACGTTTGAACTGTACTGCTTCCGATCGGTCTTTGGCATCCGTTCACGACAGGCCAAGTACATGACGCTGGACCATCATCGTGGCTTGGACCTTCGCACACGTCAGCCAGgtgcatcgagctcgtcaaagGGCCAGAACAAGTCGGCGAGAAAGAGTGTAGCTGGTACACcaacagctgcaagcgCGAGTCAGCGTAGTTACCAGCTCGGAGAGACTGAGGATTCTCTCAAGCGTCAGATTGCGGCTGCCAGAGCGACACAACACAAACTTGTCCTTGCCAAAAACGCTACCCAAGAGAGTCTGAATCGCATGCTTGATCTTGCCGAGCGATTCTCAGCCATCCTGTACGCCGACAGCAACGACGTCTCCGCGTGCGGCAGCCATGTCAAATCGACCATGTCTGTTCTTACCGAAACCCTGGGTCAACATGCACGCAAACTCAAAGCAGACACCATACCTCTGCTTAGGGCACTCCAGGAACTTCGATCCACCGATCCACTCGGTGAACCATTGTATTCAGGTGGTGTTAGGGCTGGAGACAAGGAGGCGggtgatgcagatgcagatgacgacgcGGTAGTGGCGACGGATGTGCGAGCCTGGGAGGGCGGCCGTGAAAATTATCTGAATTGGGAAGCCGATCGTATCATTACCGAGAGCAAACGCAGTGGCGCGGCGACgggtgcagctgcgagtGCCAGTGTTGCAAGCGGTGGAGCGTCCAGAGCAAACAATGATGCACAAGTGGCGGCACAGGACGCGACGCTGGCGGCCGATGACGATTCAAAGACTCCCAAGCGCAAACGTTCGGCGGCTCAGCCGTCATCGTCCAAACGCAAAACACCAGCAACGGCGACTCGCTCTCGAGGCTGA